The proteins below are encoded in one region of Lactuca sativa cultivar Salinas chromosome 3, Lsat_Salinas_v11, whole genome shotgun sequence:
- the LOC111889329 gene encoding guanine nucleotide-binding protein subunit gamma 2: MQTDKSEQMRSVAADTRGKHRISAELKRLEQETRFLEEELDQLEKMEAASAACKEILSNVETRPDPLLPITNGPTNPSWDRWFEGPQDKSGCRCWIL, encoded by the exons ATGCAAACAGATAAATCAGAGCAGATGAGATCGGTGGCAGCGGATACTCGAGGGAAACACAGAATTTCGGCTGAATTGAAGAGACTTGAACAAGAAACTCGCTTCTTGGAG GAGGAATTGGATCAGCTTGAAAAAATGGAAGCAGCATCGGCTGCATGCAAGGA AATCCTAAGTAATGTGGAAACAAGGCCGGATCCACTACTTCCAAT CACAAATGGGCCCACAAATCCATCATGGGATCGATGGTTTGAGGGACCTCAAGATAAATCGGGTTGCAGATGTTGGATACTTTAA
- the LOC128132701 gene encoding cytochrome f-like, with protein MEKKKAFTPLLYLASIVFLPWWISLSFQKSMESWVTNWWNTRQSEPFLNDIEEKSILEKFIELEELLFLEEMIKEYSETHLQNLRIGIHKETIQLIKIHNEGRIYTILHFSTNIICFIILSGYSLLGNKELVILNSWVQEFLYNLSDTIKAFSLLLLTDLCIGFHSPHGWELMIGFVYKDFGFVHNEQIISGLVSTFPVILDTIFKYWIFRYLNRVSPINGWNMQTRNNFSWIKEQITRSISVSLMIYIITRASISNAYPIFAQKGYENPREATGRIVCANCHLANKPVDIEVPQTVLPDTVFEAVVRIPYDMQLKQVLANGKKGALNVGAVLILPEGFELAPPDRISPEIKEKMGNLSFQSYRPNQKNILVIGPVPGQKYSEITFPILSPDPATKKDIHFLKYPIYVGGNRGRGQIYPDGSKSNNTVYNATASGIVSKILRKEKGGYEITIADASDGRQVVDIIPPGPELLVSEGESIKFEQSLTSNPNVGGFGQGDAEIVLQDPLRVQGLLFFLASVILAQIFLVLKKKQFEKVQLSEMNF; from the exons atggaaaaaaagaaAGCATTCACTCCTCTTTTATATCTTGCATCTATAGTATTTTTGCCCTGGTGGATTTCTCTCTCATTTCAAAAAAGTATGGAATCCTGGGTTACTAATTGGTGGAATACTAGGCAATCCGAACCTTTTTTGAATGATATTGAAGAAAAGAGTATTCTAGAAAAATTCATAGAATTAGAGGAACTCCTCTTCTTAGAGGAAATGATTAAGGAATACTCGGAGACACATCTACAAAACCTTCGTATAGGAATTCACAAAGAAACAATCCAATTAATCAAGATACACAACGAGGGTCGTATTTATACGATTTTGCACTTCTCGACAAATATAATCTGTTTCATTATTCTAAGTGGTTATTCTCTTTTGGGTAATAAAGAACTTGTTATTCTTAACTCTTGGGTTCAGGAATTCCTATATAACTTAAGTGACACAATAAAAGCTTTTTCTCTTCTTTTATTAACTGATTTATGTATCGGATTTCATTCGCCCCATGGTTGGGAACTGATGATTGGCTTTGTCTACAAGGATTTTGGATTTGTTCATAATGAGCAAATTATATCTGGCCTTGTTTCCACTTTTCCAGTCATTCTAGATACAATTTTCAAATATTGGATTTTCCGTTATTTAAATCGCGTATCTCC GATCAATGGTTGGAACATGCAAACTAGAAATAATTTTTCTTGGATAAAGGAACAGATTACTCGATCTATTTCCGTATCGCTCATGATATATATCATAACTCGTGCATCCATTTCAAATGCATATCCCATTTTTGCGCAGAAGGGCTATGAAAATCCACGAGAAGCGACTGGACGTATTGTATGCGCCAATTGCCATTTAGCTAATAAACCAGTGGATATTGAGGTTCCGCAAACGGTACTTCCCGATACTGTATTTGAAGCAGTTGTTCGAATTCCTTATGATATGCAACTGAAACAAGTTCTTGCTAATGGTAAAAAAGGGGCTTTAAATGTGGGGGCTGTTCTTATTTTACCAGAGGGTTTTGAATTAGCCCCTCCCGATCGTATTTCCCCCGAGATAAAAGAAAAGATGGGCAATCTGTCTTTTCAGAGCTATCGCCCAAATCAAAAAAATATTCTTGTCATAGGCCCTGTTCCTGGTCAGAAATATAGTGAAATCACGTTTCCTATTCTTTCCCCGGACCCCGCTACTAAGAAAGACATTCACTTCTTAAAATATCCTATATACGTAGGCGGAAACAGGGGAAGGGGCCAGATTTATCCTGACGGGAGCAAGAGTAACAATACAGTTTATAATGCTACAGCATCCGGTATAGTAAGCAAAATCCTACGAAAAGAAAAGGGGGGATACGAAATAACCATAGCGGATGCATCGGATGGACGTCAAGTGGTTGATATTATCCCGCCGGGGCCAGAACTTCTTGTTTCAGAAGGCGAATCTATCAAATTTGAGCAATCGTTGACAAGTAATCCTAATGTGGGCGGATTTGGTCAGGGAGATGCAGAAATAGTACTTCAAGATCCATTACGTGTACAAGGCCTTTTGTTCTTCTTAGCATCTGTTATTTTGGCACAAATATTTTTGGTTCTTAAAAAGAAACAGTTCGAGAAGGTTCAATTGTCCGAAATGAATTTCTAG